GGTCGACGTCGGTGCTGAGAGCGTCCTCGTACTCCGTAATCGGGACGGAGATCTACAGGCCTATTACAACGTGTGTCGGCATCGGGGTTCGCAGTTGTGTGACGCCAGCGGGGGCGGCTTCGGAGCGGCGATCACCTGCCCGTACCACGCTTGGAGCTATTCGCTGGACGGCGAGTTGGTGGCGACCCCGAACGTGGCGAAGGAGGAGCTTGACCGTATGGCGTTCCCACTCCATCGGGTTGCGGTGGAGAGCTGGCAGGGGATGCTCTTCGTCAGCCTGGCCAACGACCCTCCGCCGTTGGTGGACTGGCTGGCCGAAAGCAGCGACGAGATTTTGTCGTTCGAGCGGTTGCAGCTGGACCGTCTCCGGCTTGGGAGGCTGGAGACCAGCACGGTGGCCGCCAACTGGAAGGTTGTGGTGGAGAACTATGCCGAGTGTCTCCACTGCCCGCAGGTCCACCCCGAACTGGTAGAGATAATCCCCCTTCACCAACAGGGTGACGTGATTGACGAGGGCCGGGATGACGGTGGTGCCTGGTTAGCTGAGGGGGCCAACAGCTTCACGGCTGACGGTACGGCCCCACTCCCGGTGATCGCCACCATGACGCCAGGCGACGAACGGTCCTACCTCTCGGCGTTCGTCTATCCGAACCTCTTCGTCGACATCACCGGCACCAGCGTGATCCTGACCCGGTTAATCCCCCGGGGGCCGGCGCGGACCGACTACGAGATCGAGTACCTGTTCGAGCCCTCCGCAGTTGAGTCTGACGACTTCGACCCCAGCGCGGTCTGTGACTTCAGCAACCTGGTCCTGGCCCAGGACAACGCGGTTTGCGAACGCACCCAGCGGGGGGTGAGCTCGCGCTCGTTCGACCGGGGGATGTTCGCTGCCCGGGACTCGCTCTGCTGGGACTTCACCCAGCAATACCTCGCCGATCTGGCCGCAGAGTCGTGACCGTAGACGGGCACGGGGAGTGGCAGGGGCCGCACATGGACCCCATCGGTTCCGCCGAACGCCGGGTAGCTAACCGGTTCGAGGCCGAGTTCGTCCCGTTCATCGTCGACGGCGAGCCGTCGCCCGGCGAGTGGATCCTGCAGCTTGACGGGTCGTACCCGCTGGGGGGCGGTTTCCACGTCTACCGCATGGACCCGGGCACGCGGACTACACCCCACGAGCACACCTGCGACGAGCAGTTCCTGATGCTGGAGGGCGAGCTGATTGACCACGACGGTCACGTATACCGGCCGGGAGATCTGGTGCTGCTGGCCGCAGGGACCCGGCACGACTCGAGAACCGAGACCGGATGCACCCTCGCCGTCTTCATTGCTACGACAGAGGAGAACCTGGTCGACTGACCGGTTCCGCCGCTGGTTCCTCTTCAGCTGTTTTCTACGCTGGCGGTCTTCACGGCGTGCGGCCGTCGATGAGGGTCCAGGCGGGATGGCCGTCGACCCAGGTCTCTAGGACGGCTACGTCCGGGAGACGGTCGACGGCGACAGTGAACGGGTCGTCGGCCAGGAGTACGAGGTCGGCGGGGTTCCCGACGGCCAGTGACCCGACGTCGTCTCGCCGCAGAGCGTGGGCTCCGCCGACCGTGTAGCCGGTGAGGGATTGTGCCCGGGTGATCCGGTTTTCATCGCCGAGGACGCGTCCCGCGGAGGTCAGACGCGTCTCAGCTGCCCAGCAGGACAGCATCACGCATGGCCTAGTTACCGGGGCGTCCGAGGACAGCACGACGGGTAGGCCGGCCGCGGCGATCCGTCCTGAGGGGTACATGCCATCTGCCACCTCGGGGTGGTCGCGGCGCACACCCTCCCCGTAAAGGTGGACCTGGGTTGGCTGTGGGACCGGGACCACTCCCAGCCGATACATCTCGGCTAGCTGGTCGGCAGACGGGAATCCACAGTGCTCGATGCGGTGCCGGAGGTCGGGGCGCAGCGGGGCCCGGCCCAGAGCGTCCAGCACCAGTTGGATGGCCTCAGGTCCTTGCGCGTGAGTGGCGGTCTGACGACCGGCAGTGGCCGAGGCGACCAGCAGGTCTTCCAGTTCGCCCGGACCGTGGTACAGGTGCCCGTGGGTGGCCCCGCAGCCGCACGGTAGGTAGGCGGTGCCTCCAGTCAGGGCACCGTCGGCGTAGTGCTTGACTCCGCCGACCGACAGGCGGTCGTTCCCCAGCCACGACTCGATCCCCAGGCGGTCCAGGCCGTCGACGTGACTGGACAGGACGTACATCACCACGCGCAACGCGAGGCGCCCGGCGTCCCGAGCGGCCAGGAAGGCCCGCATTTCCCGTTCGGTGACCTGGCAGTCGCCCACGGTGGTGATTCCGGCAGCCAGGAACGCCTCCTGAGCGTCGTCCAGCATGCTGGCCAGGTCGTCCGGGTCGTCCGGCAGGTGGAGGTTGGGGCCGTGGTTTCCGAGTTTTACCCCGTCGGGTCCGGTGAGCAGGTCACAGGCGGCGTCGAATACTCGACCGGTGGGCCGTCCGTCCTCGTCACGGTCGATGACGCCACCGGGCGGGGTGGGCGCCGCCGCGGTGATACCGGCCTCGGCCAGCCCGTGACTGTTCACCGAGAATCCGTGGCCACTTACGTGCATTGCGGTGACCGTTCGGTTGTCAGCCACCAGGTCCAGTTCCACGGCTGTGGGGTGCCGACCCTCGGCCAGGCGGTGGTGGTCGTAGCCGAAGCCGCGAATCGGACCTATGGAGCGGGCCTCGGTTCGGGCGTGTTCTCCGAGCAGTTTGACCACCTCGTCGATGCTGGCCGCCGAGGTCAGGTCGGCCCACGAGGCGCACTGGCCGTGCATAAGAGGGTGGGTGTGGGCGTCGACAAAGCCCGGGAGGATGCTGCGGCCGTCTAGGTCGACAACCTGAGCGTCGCCGAGGGCTCTTGCACCGGCCAGCGATCCGACGTGGGTAATCCGGCCACCGTCGATCCGGACCGCCTCAACGGTCCCGAGGCCGCCTTTCGCGAGCGGATAGGCAGGTCCACCGGTGATGATCGTGCCCTGCTCGGGATAGCGGTTGACCACCTCTTAGTTTCTCCCCACGCCAAGGGTCGGAAGGGCGGCCAGCGCAGCGGCGATTTCGGCGGCTACAGCGGCATTGTGCTTCACAAGGGCCACGTTGGCCTCGAGGCTGGCACCGTGGGTGGTCTGGCCGATATGCGCCAGCAGGAAGGGTGTTACGTCGCGACCGTGTACTCCGGCAGCGTCGGCTGCGGCCAGACCACCCGCGATGGCATCAGCGATGGTCTGTGGGTCGGCCTCGTCGCTAACAGGGATGGGATTAGCTACCACTACTCCGCTGAGTAGACCGCAACCCCAGTGGGCGTGAAGAATGCCGGCCGTGGTTGTTGGACGGTCAGAACGGACCGACACCGGTAGGTCGCCGCCCCGGGTCCAGAACTCGGGCATCACGCCGGTTTTCTGCCCGACAACCGGGACTCCGAGCGTCTCTAAGGCTTCAACGGTTCGGGGCAAGTCAAGGACCGCTTTGACTCCGGCGCATACCACGGCCACCGGCGTTGTGGCTAGAGCGGTGAGGTCAGCCGAAATATCCTGACCATCACCGCGGTGTACACCACCGATCCCACCCGTGGCGAACACTCGGATCCCAGCCCGGTGGGAAGCGAACATGGTGGCGGCCACCGTGGTGGAACCCGTCCGACCTTCCGCCAGCAGGTGTCCCAGGTCGCGAAGACTGGCCTTCTCGGCCTCCCCACTGCCAAGGCGCTCAATCTCGTCGACCGAGAGGCCGACCCGGAGTGATCCGTCGATGACGGCCACAGTGGCCGGGACGGCACCTGAGGCCCGAACGCGAGCTGCGCAGTCCAGTGCTGTCTCGACGTTCTGCGGAGACGGCAGGCCGTGGCTGATGATCGTGGACTCCAGGGCCACTACGGCCCGGCCGTCGGCCAAGGTCGCCGCTACCTCGTCGGCCACCACTAGATGATCGGCCGGGTGACCGGGCGGGCGGGGTTGGGGTTGGTCCACAGGTCCAGTGTGCCCCTCGGCACGCCTCCATTACCCCGTCGGGCCCGAAGGACACCCCCGGTAGACTGGCCACTCCCCCGGAGTGGTTTTCAGCGGCATCGCATGGGGCTCGGTTTCCAGGAGGTACACCAGTGGCAGGCAAGAACTCCAAGAGCACGCCGGCAGCGATCGGTATCGTGAAATCCGTCGAGTTCGACGACCGCGGTGCTGTGCTGAGCTTCGGCGATTCATCCAGCACGTCGACGCTGGTGCTGGATGCCGAACCCAACGTGCGGGGTGCCGAACGCCGGCTCAAGGCATTCCACGACGTCTACACGGTGGTCGTCAAGGCCGACGCCGACGACGTGTCGGCCGAGCTGTACGGCGTGAACCACAACGGCGAGGTGAACCGGCCCGTACCGATGGCTGACGCCCTGGGCCTGTGGGAGCTGGGTGTGCCGATCCGCGTGGAGCGCGCCGCAGCCTGAATCCGGCTCTCTGGAGAACGGGCGGCCATCCGGCCCTTCTTGACCAGAATCGGGCCGGTGTCTGGCCGATGGGTCTTTCGAGCTGACGGGTGAGGCTCGGCTAGTCCGAGAACCTGCACTCGGCGGCCACCTCGGCGGGCAGGAAGGCAGCGTCCAGCGCATTGGACACGGCACCCGGATCGACAGCGGGCACGACATCAGATCGGTCATCTGAACGGGTGCCGGCTTCGTCGGCCGGGGGATCCACCGGGGGATTGTCCGATTCGGTGACCATTGGGGAGCGGATCGTATAAGACCACCGACGCTGGTTTCCCGAGGATGACGTCATGCAGATGGCCCCGAGTTCCTCTACTGTGCTCCCTCACGACGGGTCGACCCCGGATCGGGAGACGGCGGGCCTGCGGGCCGTGCCCCCGTCCGGCCGTGCCCGGACCGATCCCGAGTCGCTCGCCGAGGATGCGGTGGCCGTGGTGGCCCGCTGGCTGACCGAGGCCCACGCGGACGAGCAACCTGCCGAGGCCCGTCTTTCCGATCGGATGCAGGGCATCATCGAGGACCCGTTCGGAGTGGGATTCACCATGCGGTTCGTGGACCGGGTGGCCCGACACCGCGACGACGCGCTGGCCGCCGAACAGCTGGCCGCCCTGGTCGACGACGGCGACTTGCCGGAATTCCTGAGCCGTGTCGATCGGTTGCTCTTGCGGGCCGGCGCCCGCCTTGCCCCAGTGCTGCCGCGAATCGTGATGCCTCTGGCCCGTCGACGCCTTCGCCAACTGGTCGGCCACATGGTGGTCGACGCGGCGCCCGGCCCAGTCCACGAGCACCTGGTCGAGCGGCGGTCCGAGGGCTACGCCATGAACGTCAACCTGCTGGGCGAAGCTGTCCTCGGAGACGACGAGGCGACCCGACGGTTCAATAAGACACTTGCCCTCATCGAAGACCCCGAGGTCGACTACGTCTCGGTCAAGGTCTCGGCCATTGTCAGCCAGATCAACATGTGGGCGTTCGATGACACGCTGGCCCGAATTGAGGAACGCCTCCGGGTGCTGTACCAGCGTGCAGCGGTGGCCCCCACGCCGTCGGGGAGGCCTACCTTCGTGAACCTCGATATGGAGGAGCACCGTGACCTCGAGCTGACCATCCGGGCGTTCACCGACCTGCTCGACGAGCCCGAACTTCGGCACCTCGATGCGGGGATCGTGCTGCAGGCCTACCTGCCCGACGCCTTCGGTGCGCTCAAGCGGATCAGCTCCTGGGCCTCGGCCCGCCACGACACTAGGGGTGGCGAGGTGAAGGT
Above is a window of Acidimicrobiales bacterium DNA encoding:
- a CDS encoding pseudouridine-5'-phosphate glycosidase, whose amino-acid sequence is MDQPQPRPPGHPADHLVVADEVAATLADGRAVVALESTIISHGLPSPQNVETALDCAARVRASGAVPATVAVIDGSLRVGLSVDEIERLGSGEAEKASLRDLGHLLAEGRTGSTTVAATMFASHRAGIRVFATGGIGGVHRGDGQDISADLTALATTPVAVVCAGVKAVLDLPRTVEALETLGVPVVGQKTGVMPEFWTRGGDLPVSVRSDRPTTTAGILHAHWGCGLLSGVVVANPIPVSDEADPQTIADAIAGGLAAADAAGVHGRDVTPFLLAHIGQTTHGASLEANVALVKHNAAVAAEIAAALAALPTLGVGRN
- a CDS encoding amidohydrolase, with product MVNRYPEQGTIITGGPAYPLAKGGLGTVEAVRIDGGRITHVGSLAGARALGDAQVVDLDGRSILPGFVDAHTHPLMHGQCASWADLTSAASIDEVVKLLGEHARTEARSIGPIRGFGYDHHRLAEGRHPTAVELDLVADNRTVTAMHVSGHGFSVNSHGLAEAGITAAAPTPPGGVIDRDEDGRPTGRVFDAACDLLTGPDGVKLGNHGPNLHLPDDPDDLASMLDDAQEAFLAAGITTVGDCQVTEREMRAFLAARDAGRLALRVVMYVLSSHVDGLDRLGIESWLGNDRLSVGGVKHYADGALTGGTAYLPCGCGATHGHLYHGPGELEDLLVASATAGRQTATHAQGPEAIQLVLDALGRAPLRPDLRHRIEHCGFPSADQLAEMYRLGVVPVPQPTQVHLYGEGVRRDHPEVADGMYPSGRIAAAGLPVVLSSDAPVTRPCVMLSCWAAETRLTSAGRVLGDENRITRAQSLTGYTVGGAHALRRDDVGSLAVGNPADLVLLADDPFTVAVDRLPDVAVLETWVDGHPAWTLIDGRTP
- a CDS encoding aromatic ring-hydroxylating dioxygenase subunit alpha codes for the protein MSTAMKPTLRGEEYRSPAVYDADLEGVFHRRWCYVGRSERLAHVGDRLVVDVGAESVLVLRNRDGDLQAYYNVCRHRGSQLCDASGGGFGAAITCPYHAWSYSLDGELVATPNVAKEELDRMAFPLHRVAVESWQGMLFVSLANDPPPLVDWLAESSDEILSFERLQLDRLRLGRLETSTVAANWKVVVENYAECLHCPQVHPELVEIIPLHQQGDVIDEGRDDGGAWLAEGANSFTADGTAPLPVIATMTPGDERSYLSAFVYPNLFVDITGTSVILTRLIPRGPARTDYEIEYLFEPSAVESDDFDPSAVCDFSNLVLAQDNAVCERTQRGVSSRSFDRGMFAARDSLCWDFTQQYLADLAAES
- a CDS encoding cupin domain-containing protein, giving the protein MDPIGSAERRVANRFEAEFVPFIVDGEPSPGEWILQLDGSYPLGGGFHVYRMDPGTRTTPHEHTCDEQFLMLEGELIDHDGHVYRPGDLVLLAAGTRHDSRTETGCTLAVFIATTEENLVD